One Candidatus Poribacteria bacterium genomic window carries:
- a CDS encoding carboxypeptidase regulatory-like domain-containing protein, producing MRRLSLFVLAIFLTLQPFVLRAADEGRITGKVVNLTIKKPLPSQEVVLKGWRGNSIALEKKAKTDGEGRFEFSGLKIDEGLSYEVSTQHQGVEYSSDAFALTKDKKEAEITLEVYDLSEDKSKISIPFCHIVLSEGEGGFEVLETFSLMNTGKTAFPNLTLELPKGIENLKLIQGFMECCTQITGNKVIHSMALKPGGYVFSLRYSMKRSERLDLSRTFPFDVKHLSIITRLDTIDVSSPGFQPKRVETVEDKSFYTFPMENVKGGKKVEIVLRTGVKPRSDLPWIIASIAFLLGFGAFFASILRRRYRISEESRAIRSAQRERVLSVLISKLDELKSSGDISDEIYEEFRKTLEGKSRRGTRFRAPFASS from the coding sequence ATGAGAAGGTTAAGCCTTTTCGTGCTCGCCATCTTCCTCACCTTACAGCCTTTTGTCCTCCGCGCCGCAGATGAGGGAAGGATAACCGGAAAGGTCGTAAACCTCACGATTAAAAAGCCGCTCCCCTCTCAGGAGGTTGTCCTGAAGGGATGGAGGGGGAATTCGATCGCCCTGGAGAAAAAAGCGAAGACGGATGGAGAAGGGCGTTTCGAGTTTTCAGGACTTAAAATAGACGAAGGATTATCATACGAGGTCTCAACCCAGCATCAGGGCGTGGAGTATTCCTCCGATGCTTTCGCCCTCACGAAGGACAAAAAGGAAGCAGAGATCACCCTTGAAGTCTATGACCTCTCGGAAGATAAGTCAAAGATATCCATCCCGTTTTGTCATATCGTCTTGAGCGAGGGGGAAGGAGGTTTTGAGGTGCTGGAGACATTTTCACTCATGAACACCGGTAAAACCGCTTTCCCTAACCTCACGCTGGAACTTCCCAAAGGTATCGAAAACCTGAAGCTCATTCAGGGATTCATGGAGTGCTGCACGCAGATTACGGGCAACAAAGTAATTCACTCTATGGCCTTAAAGCCCGGAGGCTATGTCTTCAGCCTGAGATATAGCATGAAAAGATCGGAGAGGCTGGATCTATCCAGAACCTTCCCCTTCGACGTGAAACATCTCTCCATCATCACGCGGCTCGATACCATCGATGTCTCCTCCCCGGGATTTCAGCCGAAGAGGGTGGAGACCGTTGAGGACAAGAGCTTTTACACGTTCCCGATGGAGAATGTGAAAGGCGGTAAGAAGGTGGAGATCGTGCTCAGGACGGGGGTTAAACCTCGAAGCGATCTTCCCTGGATCATCGCCTCGATCGCCTTTCTCCTCGGCTTCGGAGCTTTCTTCGCCTCGATTCTAAGAAGGAGATACCGTATCTCAGAGGAATCAAGAGCGATCCGATCAGCTCAGCGTGAAAGGGTTTTATCAGTTCTGATCTCCAAGCTAGACGAGTTGAAAAGCTCCGGGGACATATCGGACGAGATATACGAGGAGTTCAGGAAAACGCTTGAGGGAAAATCGCGTAGGGGCACAAGGTTTCGTGCCCCATTCGCATCAAGTTAA